The Candidatus Lernaella stagnicola genome has a window encoding:
- a CDS encoding DUF4065 domain-containing protein, whose product MTAWKLQKLVYYCQAWSLVWDERPLFSEKILAWANGPVVRELFHKHRGQFVVSNIQGDLRRLDNNARETIDAVLKHYGKKSAQYLAELTHLEKPWRETRGNLAPGERGDSEITLVAMADYYSSL is encoded by the coding sequence ATGACGGCCTGGAAACTTCAGAAGCTCGTCTATTATTGCCAGGCTTGGTCATTGGTGTGGGATGAGCGCCCGCTTTTTAGTGAGAAAATCCTTGCGTGGGCCAACGGTCCAGTGGTTCGCGAACTTTTTCACAAGCACCGCGGGCAATTCGTGGTCAGCAATATACAGGGAGACCTGAGACGACTTGACAACAACGCACGTGAAACGATTGATGCCGTTCTGAAACATTATGGGAAAAAATCGGCACAGTACTTGGCCGAGCTGACTCACCTTGAAAAACCATGGAGGGAAACAAGGGGGAACTTGGCGCCCGGCGAGCGGGGCGACTCCGAAATAACACTGGTAGCAATGGCAGATTATTATTCCAGCCTTTAG
- the nadA gene encoding quinolinate synthase NadA, with translation MDLHAMVTEIRELLDKHNGIWLAHNYQRAEIQDAADLTGDSLGLSLEASKTDAELILFCGVHFMAESAAILSPQKTVLLPNHAAGCPMADMIDAAQLIAKKKELDDSYTVVTYVNSTAAVKAESDICCTSANAPRVAEFVETDNIFFVPDQNLAQFVAAHTQKHVEWWDGYCHVHHHVRAEHVRAAKAKYPDAVVLVHPECRPEVTALADIVVSTSGMLEWIKTTDATRALIGTEIGMLHPLARANPNVELIPVEPTVQICGTMKLTTMEDVHSAMLAIDAHRITVPEDIRARAQRSLDRMLAIPRA, from the coding sequence ATGGACCTGCACGCGATGGTTACCGAAATCCGCGAACTGCTCGATAAGCACAACGGCATTTGGCTGGCCCACAACTACCAGCGCGCCGAAATTCAAGACGCCGCCGACCTCACCGGCGACTCGCTGGGCCTGTCGCTCGAGGCCTCGAAAACCGACGCCGAATTGATCCTGTTTTGCGGCGTGCACTTCATGGCCGAGTCGGCCGCCATCCTCTCGCCGCAAAAAACCGTCTTGCTGCCCAACCACGCCGCCGGCTGCCCCATGGCCGACATGATCGACGCCGCGCAGCTCATCGCCAAGAAAAAAGAACTCGACGACTCCTACACCGTGGTCACCTACGTCAACTCCACCGCCGCCGTGAAGGCTGAAAGCGACATTTGCTGCACCAGCGCCAACGCGCCGCGTGTGGCCGAGTTCGTCGAAACCGACAACATCTTTTTCGTGCCCGACCAAAACCTCGCGCAGTTCGTCGCCGCCCACACGCAAAAACACGTCGAGTGGTGGGACGGGTACTGCCACGTGCATCACCATGTGCGGGCCGAACACGTACGCGCCGCCAAGGCGAAATACCCCGACGCGGTCGTGCTCGTGCACCCCGAATGCCGCCCGGAAGTCACCGCCCTGGCCGACATCGTCGTCTCCACCTCCGGCATGCTCGAGTGGATCAAAACCACCGACGCGACCCGCGCCCTGATCGGCACCGAAATCGGCATGCTGCACCCGCTGGCCCGCGCCAACCCGAACGTGGAATTGATCCCCGTCGAGCCGACTGTGCAGATTTGCGGCACCATGAAACTCACCACCATGGAAGACGTGCACAGCGCCATGCTCGCGATCGACGCGCACCGCATCACCGTGCCCGAAGATATCCGCGCCCGCGCCCAGCGCTCGCTTGACCGCATGCTGGCCATCCCCCGCGCCTAA
- a CDS encoding metallophosphoesterase family protein gives MKNFVLALIATVVFPTLVLAGGFMTSPFVTNATPTSVDICFHSDELATAAVLYGATDDYGLEVAVNGELYEALWGEYPLFQDPVYELVDRYAYCARIDGLEPDTLYHYSVLLGTDESPDSVFATAPPVGSPFVFAVYGDSRSDPLYPLGTPNIFHENVVRQMARHPFDFILNIGDIVHDGYDVHLWEIAMEEVAPISSEVAYYPIFGNHEDRNEEGVRGENVFSMLFSNPGEASGSNNELYYSFDHGNAHFTVLDTNTDIDPESVQGQWLRADLETATADENIHWKFLLFHHPPYSASLVGIGDERSRVTKQYIPPIAEEFAVDIVFAGHQHSYERSFKKGVYYIVSGNAGALPSFFEAPVLNPYGQFFEGNPDFRHFGFCVLDVTADYLSLRSIIADGTVIDTLEIDKTPADDDDDDDDDNNDNDDDNNDDNDDDDDDDDDTGHGSTGDDDDDNNDGACGC, from the coding sequence ATGAAGAATTTTGTATTGGCGCTGATTGCGACGGTCGTTTTCCCGACACTGGTTTTGGCGGGCGGGTTCATGACGTCACCCTTTGTGACCAACGCGACGCCCACGTCGGTGGATATCTGTTTTCACTCAGACGAGCTGGCGACGGCTGCCGTTTTGTACGGTGCGACGGACGATTACGGCCTCGAGGTCGCGGTGAACGGCGAGTTATACGAAGCGCTTTGGGGTGAGTATCCGTTGTTCCAGGACCCGGTTTACGAGCTTGTCGACCGGTACGCGTACTGCGCGCGGATCGACGGGTTGGAGCCGGATACGCTGTATCATTATTCCGTTCTTTTGGGCACAGATGAGTCGCCGGACAGCGTGTTCGCCACGGCGCCGCCGGTCGGATCGCCTTTCGTGTTCGCCGTATACGGAGACAGCCGTTCCGACCCCCTGTATCCATTAGGCACGCCCAATATTTTCCATGAAAACGTCGTTCGCCAGATGGCGCGGCACCCCTTCGATTTCATATTGAACATCGGCGACATCGTCCATGACGGCTACGATGTTCACTTGTGGGAAATCGCGATGGAGGAAGTGGCGCCGATCTCTTCCGAAGTCGCCTACTATCCGATTTTCGGAAACCATGAGGATCGCAATGAGGAAGGGGTACGCGGCGAGAATGTTTTCTCGATGCTCTTTTCGAATCCCGGCGAGGCCTCCGGATCCAATAACGAGCTTTACTATTCCTTCGACCACGGCAACGCCCATTTCACGGTGCTGGACACCAACACGGACATCGATCCGGAGTCGGTGCAGGGGCAATGGCTGCGCGCGGATTTGGAAACGGCCACCGCCGATGAGAACATCCACTGGAAGTTTCTCCTTTTCCATCATCCGCCCTATTCCGCGTCTTTGGTCGGCATCGGTGACGAACGGTCGCGGGTGACCAAGCAATACATTCCGCCGATCGCGGAAGAATTCGCGGTGGACATCGTGTTCGCCGGGCATCAGCACAGCTACGAGCGGAGTTTCAAAAAGGGCGTGTACTACATCGTCTCGGGGAACGCGGGCGCGCTGCCCTCGTTTTTTGAGGCGCCGGTATTGAACCCGTACGGCCAGTTTTTTGAAGGCAATCCGGATTTTCGGCACTTCGGCTTTTGTGTGCTTGACGTGACCGCCGACTATCTTTCGCTGCGCTCGATCATCGCCGACGGCACGGTGATCGATACGCTCGAAATCGATAAAACGCCCGCCGATGACGACGATGACGATGATGACGACAACAATGACAACGACGACGATAACAACGATGACAACGACGATGATGATGATGACGACGACGACACGGGCCACGGCTCCACGGGCGATGATGACGATGACAACAACGACGGGGCGTGCGGCTGCTAG
- a CDS encoding DUF1566 domain-containing protein, translated as MSYSKTVFFLALIMFTACVVIVACSSGDDDDDDDDAVDDDATDDDTGDDDTSGDDDVSGDTWTDSSSGLTWSVTPSSDWMTWEEAISYCENLSLGGHDDWRLPTISELRSLIRGCDATVTGGVCAVTDGCTDSGCWNDPCAGCAEGQGPGLDGAYWPNEMSGNIGWHWSSSAVTDDGTLAWAVNFYSGYVGSDYTDVENPAWCAR; from the coding sequence ATGTCCTATTCAAAAACCGTGTTTTTTCTTGCTCTTATTATGTTCACCGCCTGCGTAGTTATCGTTGCCTGCTCAAGCGGCGATGATGATGACGATGATGACGACGCTGTCGATGATGACGCAACTGACGATGATACCGGCGATGATGACACTTCGGGGGATGACGACGTGTCTGGCGATACGTGGACGGATTCTTCTTCGGGCCTGACGTGGTCGGTAACCCCGTCGAGCGATTGGATGACCTGGGAAGAAGCCATATCCTACTGCGAGAACTTGAGTCTTGGCGGCCACGACGATTGGCGATTGCCCACGATCAGTGAACTTCGGTCCCTGATCCGCGGCTGCGACGCAACGGTAACGGGCGGCGTATGCGCCGTGACGGACGGTTGCACGGATTCTGGTTGCTGGAATGATCCGTGCGCGGGCTGTGCGGAGGGGCAGGGTCCCGGATTGGATGGGGCTTACTGGCCGAATGAAATGTCCGGCAATATTGGTTGGCATTGGTCGTCCTCGGCGGTCACGGACGACGGCACCCTCGCGTGGGCCGTCAATTTTTACAGTGGCTACGTCGGCAGCGACTACACCGACGTCGAAAACCCCGCGTGGTGTGCGCGTTAG
- the bamE gene encoding outer membrane protein assembly factor BamE — translation MKTNKKKPTTHLIYIIVFITIALTACNKFYSKNELKTIFSRSLTNIHSGISNKTDVISILGEPNWKTTCISHNWDMWIYIFSSHSHSYTYTFSYAQVYFNDNDVVEGGMALNALDGYSKVDLVPFSTDKSYVKITSNISGLQMTVAPKNILCDDKSTFTPWRLAVIKPKKGKEPTFVLPPGSHELDLEGYAYPGRMWNPDRKNFIIIVSTKKDKITTVNISCAETGRRTFGGYEYEVTWEVTTQE, via the coding sequence ATGAAAACAAACAAAAAGAAGCCAACAACCCATCTGATATATATAATAGTATTTATTACCATCGCATTGACAGCATGCAATAAATTTTATTCCAAAAACGAACTGAAGACAATTTTCAGCCGCTCACTAACCAATATTCATTCTGGAATATCAAACAAGACAGACGTAATTTCGATTCTTGGAGAGCCCAACTGGAAGACGACTTGTATTAGCCACAACTGGGATATGTGGATATATATATTTTCTTCTCATAGCCATTCATATACGTATACGTTTTCCTATGCACAGGTTTATTTCAATGATAATGACGTGGTGGAGGGCGGGATGGCCTTAAATGCGTTGGACGGTTATTCGAAAGTCGATTTAGTCCCGTTCAGCACGGACAAGAGTTATGTTAAGATAACATCCAATATCAGCGGTTTACAGATGACCGTCGCGCCGAAAAACATATTGTGTGATGACAAATCCACCTTTACGCCGTGGCGTCTTGCCGTTATCAAACCCAAAAAGGGAAAGGAACCGACCTTTGTGCTGCCGCCCGGATCGCATGAATTGGACCTGGAAGGTTATGCTTACCCTGGTCGAATGTGGAATCCAGATCGAAAGAATTTTATCATTATTGTTTCTACGAAGAAAGATAAAATCACTACCGTAAATATCAGTTGCGCGGAAACTGGTCGTCGCACTTTCGGAGGTTATGAGTATGAAGTTACTTGGGAAGTTACTACACAAGAGTAG
- a CDS encoding DNA N-6-adenine-methyltransferase — protein MTAGRTVNSSSHHWGTPHHYIEAVLEVFDYKISLDPCSNKYSVVNADTEYQLPEVDGLHARWDFPTIYVNPPYGADRERGTTIRDWLKRCAESHHKYGSQVIALVPVATNTLHWKRYIWSQAAAVAFLYDTRLKFLVDGLNGGKGAPMSCAMIYWGKDMPRFLDVFSEYGAVIDLSTAKVSKYEKTRNPRQTNLLNN, from the coding sequence ATGACTGCGGGTAGAACAGTTAATTCTTCTAGTCACCATTGGGGCACACCACATCATTATATTGAGGCTGTTCTGGAAGTGTTTGACTACAAGATTTCTTTGGACCCATGTTCCAATAAATATTCGGTTGTTAATGCCGATACAGAATATCAGCTTCCCGAAGTTGACGGGCTTCACGCAAGATGGGATTTTCCCACGATATATGTCAATCCACCCTATGGTGCGGACAGGGAAAGAGGCACAACAATCAGAGATTGGCTTAAACGGTGTGCAGAAAGCCACCACAAATACGGGTCACAAGTTATTGCCTTGGTTCCAGTAGCAACCAATACCCTTCATTGGAAACGGTATATATGGAGTCAAGCTGCCGCTGTTGCTTTTCTTTATGATACTAGACTAAAATTTTTAGTTGATGGGTTGAATGGCGGCAAGGGTGCTCCAATGTCGTGTGCTATGATTTATTGGGGGAAGGATATGCCGAGATTCTTAGATGTGTTTTCGGAATATGGAGCAGTTATTGATTTGAGCACCGCCAAGGTATCAAAATACGAGAAAACCAGAAACCCAAGACAGACAAACCTGCTTAATAATTAA
- a CDS encoding IS1595 family transposase translates to MNDKVTISTFQLFEMFPDQEAARLYLEGRRWPNGAVCPKCSKKDRITKRKGGYYRCNACKVDFTVRTGTIFERSHVPLHKWIYSMYLLVTSRKGVSSLQLSKEIGITQKSAWFVLQRLREACGNDLTKLRGLVEIDESYFGGKEKNKHESKKLHAGRGAVGKSAVLGMRERGGRTVAMPVDSTNKEGLQKAIRDNVEPTATIYTDEHAGYNGLSMDFSCHERVNHMAGEYSRDGVSTNSAESVWAVMKRGVYGVYHHVSAKHLGRYASEFAFRLNDGNVKRHTLDRLDSLVDATVGRRITYRELTA, encoded by the coding sequence ATGAACGACAAGGTAACAATCAGCACGTTTCAACTCTTCGAGATGTTCCCCGATCAAGAGGCTGCCCGACTCTATTTAGAAGGTCGCCGCTGGCCGAATGGCGCAGTCTGTCCTAAGTGCTCCAAAAAAGACCGGATTACCAAACGCAAGGGCGGATATTATCGCTGTAACGCTTGCAAGGTGGATTTTACGGTTCGCACCGGCACAATCTTTGAGCGGTCGCACGTCCCGCTTCACAAATGGATTTACTCCATGTATCTGCTTGTCACATCGCGAAAGGGCGTTTCCTCGCTTCAACTATCCAAGGAGATCGGGATCACACAGAAGTCGGCGTGGTTTGTCTTGCAACGTCTGCGCGAGGCTTGTGGTAATGATCTGACCAAGTTGCGCGGTCTTGTTGAGATCGACGAGAGTTACTTCGGCGGCAAAGAGAAAAATAAGCACGAATCGAAAAAGCTACATGCCGGACGTGGAGCGGTGGGGAAGTCGGCGGTGCTGGGGATGCGGGAGCGTGGTGGGCGCACTGTGGCAATGCCCGTCGATAGCACCAACAAGGAGGGCTTGCAAAAGGCAATTCGTGATAACGTCGAGCCTACGGCCACGATCTACACCGATGAACACGCGGGCTATAATGGTCTGAGCATGGATTTCAGTTGTCACGAAAGAGTCAATCATATGGCTGGGGAGTATTCCCGTGACGGCGTGAGCACCAATAGCGCCGAGAGCGTTTGGGCGGTGATGAAGCGCGGCGTCTATGGCGTCTACCACCACGTCAGCGCCAAACATCTGGGTCGATACGCGAGCGAGTTTGCTTTCCGCCTGAATGATGGTAACGTGAAACGGCACACGCTGGACCGGCTTGACAGTCTCGTAGATGCGACCGTTGGGCGTCGGATCACCTACAGGGAATTGACCGCATGA
- a CDS encoding radical SAM protein, whose translation MRPFAAEKERNAALLAEDIAAGRERFAAGPSQLVLEPTNRCNGACPICARHFWDEEANPPADMLPEVLDRLDDLMVTADTVFAFGHGEPTIAPLFWDIAVRAKEKGCRVEITTNGLILDEAFINRLVAAQVDIVNLSLDAVEPADLKRRRGLDITQAEKALAYLTRRKYEQGSTLPEAGLTVVVDRDNLRELPGLFRFAEKLNARSLLVNHLVAWHESLHEKSAYHEPERLAAAFAQLREAARDSQVEVVLPFEAIERGVCPHPLRMFFVRASGEVWPCCNAAFRNDRYSFAVGHVLRDAPRDIWNGPAYRELRRAFLRGEPLPEHCRTCPLRVDSLESHLRRLR comes from the coding sequence GTGAGGCCCTTCGCGGCGGAAAAGGAGCGCAACGCGGCGCTGCTGGCCGAGGACATCGCCGCCGGGCGTGAGCGTTTCGCGGCCGGTCCGAGTCAACTGGTGCTCGAGCCGACCAATCGGTGCAACGGCGCCTGCCCCATTTGCGCGCGGCACTTTTGGGACGAGGAGGCAAATCCGCCGGCCGATATGCTGCCGGAGGTGCTCGACCGCCTCGACGACCTGATGGTCACCGCCGACACCGTTTTCGCCTTCGGCCACGGCGAGCCGACGATCGCGCCGCTTTTCTGGGACATCGCCGTGCGCGCCAAGGAGAAAGGCTGCCGGGTGGAGATCACCACCAACGGCCTGATCCTCGACGAAGCCTTCATCAACCGCCTCGTCGCGGCGCAGGTGGACATCGTCAACCTGAGTCTCGACGCGGTGGAACCCGCCGATTTGAAGCGCCGGCGCGGCTTGGATATCACGCAAGCTGAGAAGGCATTGGCGTATCTCACGCGGCGCAAGTACGAACAGGGTTCAACGCTGCCCGAGGCGGGGCTGACGGTGGTGGTCGATCGCGACAACTTGCGCGAACTGCCGGGGCTGTTTCGTTTCGCCGAGAAGCTCAACGCGCGCTCGCTGCTGGTCAATCATCTGGTGGCGTGGCACGAATCGCTGCACGAGAAAAGCGCCTACCATGAGCCGGAGCGACTTGCCGCCGCGTTCGCCCAGTTGCGCGAGGCGGCCCGCGACTCGCAAGTGGAAGTCGTGCTGCCTTTCGAGGCGATCGAGCGCGGCGTGTGCCCGCATCCGCTGCGGATGTTTTTCGTGCGGGCCAGCGGCGAAGTGTGGCCCTGCTGCAACGCGGCGTTTCGCAACGACCGTTACAGTTTCGCCGTCGGCCACGTGCTGCGCGACGCGCCGCGGGACATTTGGAACGGCCCGGCTTACCGCGAGTTACGGCGCGCGTTTCTGCGCGGCGAGCCCTTGCCGGAGCATTGCCGGACGTGCCCCTTGCGCGTCGACTCGTTGGAAAGCCATTTGCGGAGGCTCCGTTGA
- a CDS encoding radical SAM protein: protein MNTALRLVGMRLGDRALIGPQIVQLDLTDACTNNCLGCWARSPMLTDEDNYDTLEKGALDLAFVRALLPALVEQRVAELFLGGGGDPLCHPDLLDVIRLAKDAGLHVTLNTNFTLADGDFVESLIDAGLDLLIVSLWAGTAATYSRLHPNKTPATFAHLTQLLSHLRETKKLRGRDVPRVKLYHVINRLNYEEIPLMVEHARQTGVEEVELAAFDPIPRRTDVFTLGKKEIERTLEILDALPDDGPPFVHRDLFIRRLGNIDAAKGVFDNGIVASIPCAAGWFYSRVTTVGQVHACLKAHRVAVGDLREHDFGAAWFGEGMKTFREHTLHLDYNDPWLRNIGHDVHFALPGCFRICDNLGHNQHVMRLAGGLTETENRLLDNMETAARKGASLLEIEEVYRTHLSEAASAARSFSPPVETKPAALVLHGDNESVHGLGHEAGEWNDTLDALRELPPTAPILVPVTVWNVARIDRILALIRDETGRAVDPDWAPWQPQPLGDLHRRQPALLAAAKERAARERVVLELDDAAWRDTLWRFAGAVNEENEAELRRALGALTGVATIGPRTFHLDVTNRCEADCAYCWFHSPLAEARTDPHRLTDENRDAAMPWEMFERLADDLVALEATEDVVLSGKGDPLCHPRIAEMIRGLKQRGLNVTLFTGGHRLDETIIEACLDAELDMLYVSLSASSEEVFARLHDRLAPEAHGRIVAAVRRLLDLRRAKGLDKPRVVLVDVITARNHEDIVDFAGLAAELGVDHLRYQLAAIESYNTPLALADEDFAGLADKLTEARHIAQTAGVEVVDNIDFQTGGHGAAANWTEDRYARLGCLAGYVFGRVWADGTLSFCCAPRPIGNLGEKSFADWWRDDAYDRVRLAARRLGQHRDLPLADGTTLWTDVCRRCPNYEGIERLRDVLDGLGLLELLP, encoded by the coding sequence TTGAATACCGCCTTGCGCCTCGTGGGTATGCGTCTGGGCGACCGCGCCCTGATCGGCCCGCAGATCGTGCAACTGGATTTAACCGACGCCTGCACCAACAACTGCCTTGGCTGCTGGGCGCGCAGCCCCATGCTGACCGACGAGGACAACTACGACACGCTCGAGAAAGGCGCGCTGGACCTCGCCTTTGTACGGGCGTTGCTGCCGGCGTTGGTCGAGCAGCGCGTCGCCGAGCTGTTTCTGGGCGGCGGCGGTGATCCGCTCTGCCACCCGGATTTGTTGGACGTCATCCGTCTGGCCAAGGACGCGGGCCTGCATGTCACGCTCAACACGAATTTCACGCTGGCCGACGGCGACTTCGTCGAGAGCTTGATCGACGCAGGCCTCGACCTGTTGATCGTGTCGCTGTGGGCCGGGACGGCGGCGACGTACTCGCGCCTGCACCCCAACAAAACGCCGGCCACGTTCGCGCACCTCACGCAGTTGCTCAGTCACCTGCGGGAAACCAAAAAGCTACGCGGCCGCGACGTGCCGCGCGTCAAGCTGTATCACGTGATCAATCGGCTCAACTACGAGGAAATCCCCCTCATGGTCGAGCACGCGCGGCAGACCGGCGTCGAAGAAGTGGAACTGGCGGCCTTCGACCCCATCCCGCGCCGCACCGATGTGTTCACGCTCGGCAAAAAGGAAATCGAACGCACGCTGGAAATTCTCGACGCCCTGCCCGACGACGGGCCGCCCTTCGTGCATCGCGACCTGTTCATCCGGCGGCTGGGCAACATCGACGCGGCCAAAGGCGTGTTCGACAACGGCATCGTCGCCTCGATCCCCTGCGCCGCGGGCTGGTTCTACAGCCGCGTGACGACCGTCGGGCAGGTGCACGCCTGCTTGAAGGCGCACCGCGTGGCCGTCGGGGATCTGCGCGAACACGACTTCGGCGCCGCGTGGTTCGGCGAGGGCATGAAGACCTTCCGCGAGCACACGCTTCACCTGGATTACAACGACCCGTGGCTACGCAACATCGGCCACGATGTCCATTTCGCGCTGCCCGGCTGTTTTCGGATTTGCGACAACCTCGGCCACAACCAGCACGTCATGCGGCTGGCCGGCGGCCTGACCGAAACCGAAAACCGCCTGCTGGACAACATGGAAACCGCCGCTCGAAAGGGCGCATCGCTTCTCGAGATCGAGGAAGTGTATCGCACCCACTTGTCCGAAGCGGCGAGCGCGGCACGCTCCTTTTCGCCGCCGGTCGAAACCAAACCCGCCGCGCTGGTTCTGCACGGCGACAATGAATCGGTGCACGGGCTGGGTCACGAAGCGGGCGAGTGGAACGACACCCTCGACGCCCTGCGCGAGTTGCCGCCGACCGCGCCGATCCTCGTGCCGGTCACCGTTTGGAACGTGGCGCGTATCGATCGCATCCTGGCTCTGATTCGTGACGAAACCGGCCGCGCCGTCGACCCGGATTGGGCACCGTGGCAGCCGCAGCCGTTGGGCGATCTGCACCGCCGTCAGCCCGCCCTTCTGGCCGCCGCCAAAGAGAGGGCCGCTCGCGAGCGCGTGGTGCTCGAACTGGACGACGCGGCGTGGCGCGACACGTTGTGGCGGTTCGCGGGCGCGGTCAACGAAGAGAACGAAGCCGAATTGCGGCGCGCGCTGGGGGCGCTGACGGGTGTGGCGACGATCGGCCCGCGCACCTTTCACCTGGACGTCACCAATCGCTGCGAGGCCGATTGCGCCTATTGCTGGTTCCACAGCCCGCTGGCCGAGGCGCGCACCGATCCGCATCGGTTGACCGACGAGAACCGCGACGCCGCCATGCCGTGGGAGATGTTCGAGCGACTCGCCGACGACCTGGTGGCGCTCGAGGCGACGGAGGATGTCGTGCTCTCGGGCAAGGGCGACCCGCTGTGCCACCCGCGCATCGCCGAGATGATCCGCGGCCTGAAGCAGCGCGGCCTGAACGTAACGCTCTTCACCGGCGGTCATCGCCTCGACGAGACGATCATCGAAGCCTGCCTGGACGCCGAGCTGGACATGCTCTACGTGTCGCTGTCGGCCTCGAGCGAAGAGGTGTTCGCCCGCCTGCACGACCGCCTCGCGCCCGAAGCGCATGGGCGCATCGTGGCCGCGGTTCGCCGCTTGCTCGACCTGCGCCGCGCCAAGGGACTCGACAAGCCGCGCGTGGTGCTCGTGGACGTCATCACGGCACGCAACCATGAGGATATCGTCGACTTTGCCGGGCTCGCGGCCGAACTCGGCGTCGATCACCTGCGCTATCAACTGGCGGCGATCGAGTCGTACAACACGCCGCTGGCCCTGGCCGACGAGGACTTCGCCGGGCTGGCCGACAAGCTGACCGAGGCGCGGCACATCGCCCAAACGGCGGGCGTGGAGGTTGTCGACAACATCGATTTTCAGACGGGCGGTCACGGCGCGGCGGCCAACTGGACCGAGGACCGCTACGCGCGGCTGGGGTGCCTGGCCGGCTACGTGTTCGGGCGCGTTTGGGCTGACGGCACGCTTAGTTTCTGCTGCGCCCCGCGGCCGATCGGCAACCTTGGTGAAAAGAGTTTCGCCGACTGGTGGCGCGATGACGCCTACGACCGCGTGCGTCTGGCCGCGCGCCGGCTGGGTCAACATCGCGACCTGCCGCTGGCCGACGGCACAACACTGTGGACCGACGTCTGCCGCCGCTGCCCGAACTACGAGGGCATCGAACGGCTGCGCGACGTGCTGGACGGCCTCGGCCTGCTGGAGCTGTTGCCGTGA
- a CDS encoding GDSL-type esterase/lipase family protein: protein MLRRLGWAGIATVAALVLAETLFRLGYPLVLPENSRALRQWIDGPHLPPAAHFAAHPDYFYAYDSQEAGVNELGFLGPLPAKPGATDAARIVVLGDSTVAGEHSWAMRLPQAARQRWGRDIQVAQAAVPGWSLREVAMAVETLVPRYEPDAVIVHAGVNDLGAAMVAGFRPDYGHWRQPTFGQKRSAYRLIKRRRQLFGVSRLAAWLARATGQPMPTPPRLDALANRPEGQPIDGNFGPEFAAAIAAHLERIAAVCERHGVACVWTTQPICATHGVALDPSQTVQRGMAMVTKVIRAAQAAAFVDMAAALDERCALFTDIVHTNPAGDAAKADLAVEALPGALEWSD, encoded by the coding sequence GTGCTTCGCCGCCTCGGTTGGGCCGGAATCGCGACCGTGGCCGCCCTGGTGCTTGCCGAAACCCTTTTTCGCCTCGGTTATCCGCTCGTTTTGCCGGAAAACAGCCGCGCCTTGCGGCAATGGATCGACGGTCCCCACTTGCCGCCCGCGGCGCATTTCGCGGCGCATCCCGATTATTTTTACGCCTACGATTCGCAGGAAGCGGGCGTTAACGAATTGGGTTTTCTCGGGCCGCTCCCCGCCAAGCCCGGTGCGACTGACGCGGCTCGTATCGTGGTGCTTGGCGATTCCACCGTCGCCGGTGAGCACAGTTGGGCGATGCGTCTGCCGCAAGCGGCCCGGCAACGATGGGGGCGCGACATCCAGGTCGCCCAAGCGGCAGTGCCGGGTTGGAGTTTGCGGGAAGTGGCGATGGCCGTGGAGACGCTGGTCCCGCGCTACGAGCCCGATGCCGTCATCGTGCACGCCGGGGTCAACGACCTGGGCGCGGCGATGGTGGCGGGATTCCGGCCGGATTACGGTCATTGGCGACAACCGACCTTCGGGCAGAAGCGCAGCGCCTACCGACTCATCAAACGCCGCCGCCAACTGTTCGGCGTCAGTCGGCTGGCCGCTTGGTTGGCGCGCGCCACCGGCCAACCTATGCCGACGCCGCCCCGTCTGGACGCCCTGGCTAACCGCCCCGAGGGGCAGCCCATCGACGGGAATTTCGGGCCCGAATTTGCCGCGGCGATCGCCGCGCACCTGGAACGCATCGCCGCCGTGTGCGAACGACACGGTGTCGCATGCGTCTGGACGACGCAGCCGATATGCGCCACGCATGGGGTCGCGCTCGACCCGTCGCAGACTGTGCAACGCGGAATGGCTATGGTAACAAAGGTGATTCGCGCGGCGCAGGCCGCCGCATTCGTGGATATGGCGGCCGCGCTCGATGAACGGTGCGCGTTGTTTACGGATATCGTGCACACCAACCCTGCCGGTGATGCGGCGAAGGCCGACCTGGCTGTCGAAGCGTTACCCGGGGCATTGGAATGGAGTGATTGA